The window TGTCTGACGGGAGCACCGCGGGGGAAATATATATGGCGACCCGGCGACGACGGTCGCGAATCGGCCGACAGGATAGTATCCCGCGGCGCCCGACCCCTATCCGCGGTCCCACCGGCTCACCCACGCGGACCGGGACTCGTGTTCCCGGGCCCGCTCCGAGATCGCCGCCCGATCGAGCCGCCCCTCCTCGGTTATCACCCCGGTCAGCAGGTCGCCGGGGACGCGCTCGAATATCGGGTTCGCGACCTCGACGTCGCGGTCGCCGTCGTACACGGTCGACGCCTCCCCCGACTCCCGAACGACCCGGTCCGTCGTCGCGATCTTGTCGGCGGCGGCGACCGCGTACACCGGGACATCGGCGTCGGCCGCGGCCAGCGCGAGCGGATACGACCCGACCTTGTTCGCCACGCCCCCGTTCGGCAGGACCCGATCGGCGCCGAGCAGGACGCAGCCGACGTCGCCCTCGCGAACGAGGCCGGGAAGCGCGGCGTCGGTCGTGAGCGTGACGTCCAGACCGGCGTCGACGAGCCCCTCGGCCGCGGCGACCCCCTCGCGACTCGGGCGCGACTCGCCGACGACGGCCGCGCTCCCGGCCCGCCGCAACGTCGCCGCGACGGTTCCGGACCGCGACAGCGTCGCGACGCTCCCGGGCAGGTCGGCGATCGGGGTCGCCGCCCGCTCCGCCGCCAGCCGGTCCGCGTCGTGCGCGGCGTCGAGCGCGTCGACGGCGCGGTCGTGGACCGCCTCGGGCGTCCGCTCGGTCCCGCTCATCGCCCGGTCGATCCGGTGTCGAACGACGATCATGCTCGGCCGAGCGCTGCGGAGCTCGCGCGCGAGCGCCGCGACCCGGTCGATCCCCCCGTCGCGCGCCCCGAACGCGACCGCGCCGGCCGCGTCGCGGACCGCCTCGAGCGCCCGGAGGGAGAGCCACGACGCGCCGTGGGTCTCGTCGGTCCGAACCAGGTCGACGTCGGGCGCGACGCGGCGGTAACTCTCCCACACCCCCGGAGCCGCGTCGCGCGTGAGGAAATCTGTCGGCGGGAGCCACTCGCCCTCGATGGCGGACGAACCGCTCGTCTCGCGGCCGGCCGCGGCCTCGAACAGGAACGGGTAGACCGTCCGGTCGACCGTTCCGTCCGAGACGGACAGCGGCTCACCGCAGCGGACGAGCTCGATGTCGCCGCTCAGCTCTGCCGCTCGCAGCGCCCGCCGCGCGCTCTCGGTCGGATCGGCCTCGTCCGCGCGCACGTCGCCGACGACCGCGTCGAGCGGGTTAGTCGCCGATTCGGGGTCCTCGCGACTGACGGCGAGCGGTCCGACACCGGGTCGGGCGAACACCCGAGAGCGGCGTCGCACGAACGCCCTGACGACTGCGGTCACGGGCCCGTGTTCGGGCGACGCGCCATTAACCGTACTCCCCCGACCCGCCGCTCGGCACCTCCGGCCCGCCACTCGGACCTGACGGCGCCGCCGCCGCGCTCGCCGATCGGGCGACCTTTTACGTGGGGGAACGCAGGTGGGGCTATGAGTTCGGACCCGGTCCGGGTGGGAGTGCTGTCGCTGCACAACAGCAAGGAAACGAAGGCGATCTGCAACGCGGTCGAGGACCTCGGGCACGAGCCCGTCTGGCTCCGCGAGGAGAACGCCGCGATCAGCGTCGACGACGGCGAGGTCTCGGTGGAGCCCGCCGTGGACGTCATCGCGAACCGGCTGCTGCTCTCGAACACCGATCAGCCCGCGGAGCTGCTCGGGCTGGCGGCGACGTTCGAGCGCATCCGGCCGATGCTGAACGAGCCGAACGCCGTGCTCGCGTCGATCCACAAGTTCGCGACGGCGGCGACGCTCGCCGACTGGAACATCCGTGTCCCCGACGCGCTGCTCGCGCTGTCGAACGACCGGCTCAACGAGGGTCGCGAGCGCTTCGGGGAGGTCGGCGTCTACAAGACCGCGATCGGCACCCACGGCGGCGGCACGTGGAAGGTCGACCTCACGGAGCGCGTGAACCCGAAGGTCGGCAATCGACAGGCGTTCCTCCAGAAGCTCATCGACCGCGACGACGAGAAGCACCGCGACCTGCGCGTGTACATCGTCGGCGACGAGATCGTCGGCTCGATGTACCGATACGCGCCCGAGGGCGACTGGCGCACCAACGTCGCGCTCGGCGGCGCGGTCGAGGACGCCACCGACGACATGCCCGAGGAGGCCGCCGAGACGGCGCTGTACGCGGCCGACGTGATGGACCTCGACTACGCCGGCGTCGACCTCGTCGAGGGGTACGACGGCTGGTACGTGCTGGAGGTGAACCCGACGGCCGGGTTTAAAGGCCTCTACGAGGCGACCGGCAGGAGCCCCGCGCCGCACATCGCGCGGCTCGCGATCGAGACGGTGGGCGGCGAGGTGGACGACGCCGACGTTGAGCGCATCGCGGCCACCCTCGACGACTCGCGGCCCTCCTGTGCGCCCGTCCCGAAGCCGACGCCGTCCGAACAGCCGGTCATCGGCTACATCGAGGAGGTCGTCGTCACCGGCACCTCCGGCTCCACCCAGGCGCTCGGGAAGTCCGACACGGGCGCGACGCGGACGAGCATCGACACCCAGCTCGCGGCCGAGATCGGCGCCGGCCCGATCAAGAGCATGACCCGAGTCAAGTCGGGCAGCGTGAAGGGCGGGAAGGCCCGCCCGGTCGTCGACCTCGTCATCGGAATCGGCGGGAACCAGCACACCGTCACCGCGAGCGTCGAGGACCGCGGGCACATGGACTACCCGCTCCTCCTCGGCCGCGACATCCTCACCGACTACCGGGTCGACGTGCGCAAGCGCGCTGACGTGGACGAGGCCGAACGCGGCGAGGTCGGCGAGATCCTCGAAGAAGAGGAGTAGGCGGACACGCAGTCGGATATTTAAATAATCACGGTGGCGCGCCTCCGAGCGGCCGCCCTCGGCGGCCGCGAGGAGTCCGCGAGGGAGTCGGTCGCCGCAGGCGACCGACGAGGCTGGGGAGGCGTGAGGTGCGGTCGCTGTGCGGGGCGGGATTCAAAGGGGCAGCCGCGAGGACGAAGCCTGACGACGCAAGCACCGCAGGAACGAGCGAAGCGAGTGACGAGGAGCGCAGCGAGTCACGCGAGTCCTCGCGGCTGGGGCTTTGGAGGTGTTCACCGTCGATCCCCAGTCAATCACTTATAAACTACTTCCGGAGACATCAACCGTCGCCATTCCTCCCACTCACGACTCGTACTCCGCCCAGATGTAGCGCGTCCCGTAGCTCCGGTAGGGCCGCCACGACTCGGCGATGTCGCGCATCTCCGCCCGCCCCAGTTCCTCGCCGTCGTTGTACACTCGCTCGATCCCCTTCCGCACCGCGAGGTCGCCGAGGGGGAGCACGTCCTCGCGGCCGAGCGCGAAGATGAGGTACATCCGCGCGGTCCACTCCCCCACGCCGCGAATCTCGGTGAGCGCGTCGACGACCGCCTCGTCGCTCGCGTCCGCCAGCCCCTCGCGGGTCAGGTCGCGGTCGCCGTCGCGGAAGGCGCCGGCGGCCTCTCGCAGGTACTCGACCTTCGTCCCGCTGAGGCCGGCCTCGCGCAGGGCCGCCTCGTCGGCCGCGAGCACGCGGTCCGGCGTCGGCTCGCCGCCGAGCACGTCCACGAAGCGCCCGCGGATCGCCGCCGCGGAGGCGGTCGAGAGCTGCTGGTTCACGATCGAGGTGCAGAGGCGGGCGAACTCGTCGTCCGCGGGCTCGATCGACAGCCGGCCGTGCCGGTCGATCAGTGCCGCCAGCGTCGGGTCCTCGCGCAGGGTCGCCGCGACTCGGTCGTCCATCGCCCGTGGGTTGGAGCCGGAGCCACCCGACGGTTTCGGTCGCGAGCGTCGGACCGACGGATTGATCGATTCCGCGCGTCTAGTAAACTTACCGCGAGTTTCCCGTTTGGAAGATGGAAACGTTCAACCATGACGGTTCCGACCGTTGCCGTATGGAACTCGACGACGTGCAGCACGTGACGGTCCTCGGCGCCGGGAACATGGGCCACGGTATCGCGGAGGTGGCCGCGCTCGCCGGCTACGACGTGGCGCTGCGGGACATCGAGGAGGAGTTCGTTCAGGACGGCTACGACCAGATCGAGTGGTCGCTCGGCAAGCTCGCCGAGAAGGACCGGATCGGCGAGGACGAGGCTGAGGCGGCGCTCGACCGCGTCGAGGCGTACGTCGACCTCGAGGACTCGCTGGCCGACGCCGACGTGGTGGTCGAGGTCGTCCCCGAGAAGATGGCGATCAAGAAGGACGTGTACGACGAGGTCGTCGAGTACACGCCCGAGGAGGCCGTCTTCGTCACCAACACCTCCAGTCTCTCGATCACCGAGCTCTCCGAGGTGACCGACCGCCCAGAGCGCTTCTGCGGGATGCACTTCTTCAACCCGCCGGTGCGGATGGACCTCGTCGAGGTCATCTCCGGGAAACACACCTCGGAGGACACCCTCGAACTGATCGAGGGGCTCGCGGAGTCGATGGGGAAGACCCCGGTGCGCGTCCGGAAGGACAGCCCCGGCTTCATCGTCAACCGCATCCTCGTCCCGCTGATGAACGAGGCGGCGTGGATCGTCGAGTCCGGCGACGCCACGATGGAGGCGGTCGACTCCACGACGAAGTTCGACATGGGGCTCCCGATGGGGTCGTTCGAGCTCGCGGATCAGGTCGGCATCGACGTGGGCTACCACGTGCTCGACTACATGCACGAGGTGCTCGGCGAGGCGTACCGCCCCTGCCCGCTGCTCGTCGAGAAGGTCGAGGCCGAGGAGCTCGGCAAGAAGACCGGCTCCGGCTTCTACGACTACGAGGACGGCGAGGGCGCGCAGATCCCCTCGGACGCGATCGACGCGGACGTCCGTCGGCGGCTGCTCGCCGTGATGGCCAACGAGGTCGCCGGCCTCATCGGGAACGACGTCGCCGACGCGCCCGCGATCGACCGCGCCGTGATGCTCGGCGCCGGGTTCCCGGACGGGCCCGCGAAGCTCGCCGACAACGAGGGGCTCGCCGACCTCGTCGACGTCCTCGACGACCTCCACGAGGAGACGGGCGAGGCGCGCTACGAGGCGACCGACTACCTCCGCGAGGCGGCCGAGGCGGGCGGGTTCCACGGGGACGGCGCCGAGGGAGGCGACGCCGAGGACGGCGACGGAACGGGCGACCGCTTCGCCGCCTACGACACCCTCAACGTCGCCGTCGAGGACCGCGTCGGGCACGTCGAGATCGACCGCCCGCACCGGATGAACACGATAAGCGGCGAGCTGCTCGACGAGCTCGCCGACGCGATCGACCGGCTCGACGCCGACGACGACGTGCGGGCGATCCTGCTCTCCGGCGCCGGCGACCGCGCCTTCTCCGCCGGCGCCGACGTCCAGAGCATGGCCGCCGGCGGCGCCGAGCCGATAAGCGCGGTCGAGCTCTCGCGGCAGGGCCAACAGACGTTCGGCAAGTTAGAGGACTCCGATAAACCCGTGGTCGCCGCCATCGACGGCTACTGCCTCGGCGGCGGGATGGAGCTCGCCACCGCGGCCGACCTGCGGGTCGCCTCCGACCGCTCGGAGCTCGGCCAGCCAGAGCACAACCTCGGGCTCCTCCCCGGCTGGGGCGGCACCCAGCGGCTCGCCCGGATCGTCGGCGAGGGGCGCGCGAAGGAGATCATCTTCACCGCCGACCGCTACGAGGCCGAGACGCTGGCGGAGTACGGCTTCCTCAACGACGTGGTCCCGGGCGACGAGATCGACGAGCGCGCGCGGGAGCTGGTCGAGTCGCTCGCCGCCGGCCCGCCGATCGCGCAGAAGTACACGAAGCGCGCGATGCACGCCGGCCGCACCGACGGCGAGGCCGGCCTCGAGGTGGAGGCGATGGGCTTCGGCCACGTGATGAACACCGACGACCTCATGGAGGGCGTCACGGCGTTCATGGGCGACGGCGAGCCCGAGTTCGAAGGGAAGTAGGGCGCGAGAGGGTCGGCGGTGGCGGCGGGTGCGCTCACGTCTCCGACTACTTATTTATAAGCGATTAATCGCGAAGCGGCAAAGAACACCACCGAAGCCCCAGCCTCGTCGCCGGGGGCTCTGCCGCCGGCTGCCGGTGGCGCCACGCGCTACTGGACACCTCGACGTTCCGATCCGCGGTCCAGTCGCTGCCGGTTATTTAAAAACAGTCGCGGTTGCTGGGAGCGACGGTGCTTGATCCGGCGGCAATCGTTAGACGTACCCTTCCTCGACGAGCAGCTCCCCGTTGAGCAGCGAGGCGCCCGCCGCGCCGCGGACCGTGTTGTGCGCGAGGCAGTTGTACTTCGCGCCGGCCTCGGTCGACTGCACGCCGCCGGCGACGATGCCCATGCCGTCGGCGTACGTGCGGTCGAGACGGGGCTGCGGGCGCTCCGGCTCGTCTTCACCGAACACCTTGATGAGCTGGTCGGGCGAGCTCGGGAGCGCGCCGGCGCCCTCGAACGAGCGCATCGCCTCGCGGAGGTCGGCCGGAGACGGGTCCTCGGCGAACTCGGCGAAGACGTTCTCCAGGTGGCCGTCGAGCGTGGGGATCCGGTTACAGGAGGCCGCCACGTCGGCGCCGTGGAGGTGCACCTCCGCCCCGTCGAACTCGCCGAGGAGCTTGCGCGACTCCGTCTCCATCTTCTCCTCTTCGCCGCCGATGTGCGGGATCGCGTTGTCGATGATCTCCATCGAGGTGACGCCGGAGTAGCCAGCGCCCGAGACCGCCTGCAGCGTGGAGACGCGGACGCTCTCGACGCCGAACCGGTCGATGGCCGCGAGCGTGGGCACCATCGTGATCGTCGAGCAGTTCGGGTTCTTCACGAGGGCGCCGTCCCAGCCGCGCTCGTCGCGCTGGACCTCGATGAGGTCGAGGTGGCCCGGGTTGATCTCGGGGATGGTGAGCGGGACGTCCGCCGCCATGCGGTCGTTCGAGGAGTTCGAGGAGACGACGTACCCCTCCTCGAGGAAGGCGGGCTCGACCTCGGCGGCGACCCCCGAGGGAAGCGACGAGAAGAGCAGGTCGACGTCGTCGTCCGCGATCCCCGCGGGCGTCGTCTCCGCGACCTCCATCTCCGCGACGCTCTCCGGGATGGGCGTGTCGACGCGCCATTTGGCCGCCTCGCGGTACGTCTTCCCGGCGCTGTCCCCGCTCGCCGTGACGGCCGCGAGGTCGAACGTCGGGTGGTCGTCGAGCAACTGGATGAACCGCTGACCCACGGCGCCGGTGGCACCGAGGATGCCGACTCGTACAGACATTGCACGTGGGTCGGTCACAGGGACGTAAGTGCGTTCGGATACGCGCCGACGCCGCCGGTCCCGCCGGCGACGGGCGCCGTCGCCTCGCACGCTCGCTCGTCGGTTTGTCACCGGAACTCACGACTGCGGCAACGACCGATCGGCTCTTCGCCGATTCTCTTGTGATTACTACGCAACCGATCCGTATCCGCGTGTATCCGTCAGCTGACCCTCTCGGAGAGGTATTAAATACTCTCGCGTGAGTGCAGGAGATAATGACCGACTTCGGAGCGCTGTCCGTCGCCCCGCCGCTGCTCGCGATCGTCCTCGCGGTGATCACCCGGAAGGCGGTGCTGTCGCTGTTCCTCGGCATCTGGTCGGGTGCCGTCATCGTCACGGGCGGGCTCGGGATCGTCCAGACGTTCGAGTGGATCGTCGCGGCGGTCTCCGACGAGTTCCAGGCGACCATCCTCGTGTTCACCCTGCTGCTCGGCTCCGGCGTCGCCATGGTGTGGAACCTCGGCGGCACCGCCGCGGTCCGCGACTGGGCGCTCGAGCGCCTCGACAACCAGCGGCAGGCCGGGCTCGTCGCGTGGGGGCTCGGGATCGTCCTCTTCTTCGACGACTACGCGAACACCGCCATCGTCGGATCCGCGATGAAGGACGTCTCCGACCGGCTCCGGATCTCCCGCGAGAAGCTCTCGTACATCGTCGACTCGACGGCGGCGCCGGTGGCGACGCTGGGGATCTCCTCGTGGGTCGCGTTCCAGCTCTCGCTCATCGCCGAGGGGTACGAGTCCGCGGGCGTCGCCGCCGCGAACCGCCCGGGCACCTTCGAGGTGTTCGTCTCCTCGATCCCGTTCAACATGTACGCGATCCTCGCGATCGTGATGGTCCTCCTGATCGTCGGCACCGGGCGGGACTACGGCGAGATGCTGACCGCCGAGAACCGCTCGTGGACCTCCGGGCGGGTGACGCGCGACGGGGCCGTGCCGATGCAGGACGTCGCCGGCGAGCTGGGCGAGCCGCCGGCGTCGACCCCGCGGCTCGTCAACTTCTTCGTCCCCGTGGCGGTGCTCGTCGCCGTGACGGTCGGGACCGCGCTGTGGTCCGGCGACTTCTCGCCGGTCGGCTTCGGCGGCGACCTCCTCGCCGGGGAGCTCGGCGCGGCCGGCGGGCGGCTGTGGGACGCCGCGCTCAACGCCTCGTACGAGGTCGCGCTCATGATCGGCTCGTTCGCGATGGTCGCCAGCGGCTTCGTCCTCGGGAGGGCCTACGACATCTTCGGCGTCGGCGACGCGACCGAGTACACGATCGACGGCTTCGGGATCATGCTCACCGCGGCCTCGATCCTCGTGCTCGCGTGGGGGATCGGCGGGGCGATCGACGCGCTCGGCACCGGCGCCTACGTCGCGAACGTCGCGGTGGGGTCCGTCTCCCCGGCGTTCCTGCCCGCCCTCGTGTTCGTCGTCGCCGGCGTCATCGCCTTCTCGACCGGGACCTCGTGGGGGACGATGGGGATCGTCACCCCGATCGCGATCCCGATCGCGTGGGAGATCAGCGGCGGCGGCGCAGCCGGCCACACGCTCGTGGCGGCGATGGTCGGCGTCATCTTCTCGGGCGCCATCTTCGGCGACCACAGCTCGCCAATCTCCGACACGACCGTTCTCTCGGCGACGTTCACCGGCGCCGACCTGATCGACCACGTCCGCACGCAGATCTACTACGCGGTCACCGTCGCCGCCGTGGTCGTGCTCCTCCTCGTCGTCTGGGGAGTCACCCGGGTGACGCCGCTCGCGCTGCTCCCGCTCGGCGCCCTGCTGCTCGCCGGGCTCGTGTACCTCCTCTCGGAGTTCGACGCCTCCCGCCGGGGGATCGACCCCGTGTCGGTCTCGGAGTCACAGGACGACGACGGCGAGCGCGTGGTCGTCGCCGGGCACGAGCAGGACAACTGAGGCCGCCGGTCCGGCCGCTTATATACGCCCGCCGGCTATCGTCGGGTGCGCGCCCTCAGTCCCCGCCCGAGTACTCCCCGATGGGAGCGATGACAGCGCGGAGAACCCAGGCGCGTCACATCCGGTCGCAGACGCGACCCGCCCGTCGCCGCGCAGGCGACCGCCCGCCACGAGGGTTTCCCGGTCGACGCGGCACGCCGCCGGAGATGAGACCGGTCGTTAGTGTTGCGGGCGACATTTCCGCGACTCGAGAGCGGCCGCGCTCGGCGATTCCGAGTCTCCCGAGTCCCGCAACACAAACGGCCCGACGGCGAGCGTTCACTTCGAGGCCTCCGGCGCTCCGAAAAGGAGCGGAACACTCAGTTCCGCGGGTCCTCGGCGGAAGACGAGTCGTCGCTCGGCGTTTCCCCATCCTCGCTCAGGTGCCGCTCTATCCGCTCCATGGCTTGTCGAGTGCCACGGAGCTCCGCTACCAGTTCGTCTATCCGGTCGGCCGTAGCGGCGGCCGATTCCGTCGTCTCGTCGCCCGTCGGACCCGACCGCCGGTTTTCGGCGGCGTATTCGCTGGTCAGGCCGGAGATCTTCTCTCGGACCTCGCGGGCGTTTTCGACGTTCTGGAAACTGACCTCAGCGCCGGAACTGCCGGCGGTGCTGATGTCGATGCTGCCGAAGCCGAACTGTTTCCCCCAGAAGGACTGGCTGTACTCGGTGTTCTGGATCTTGTCGAGGCCGACGCTCTCGATGTTCGTTCCCAGGATCCCCTTCTTGACGTACAGGGACTTGTTGGTGACCACGTAGTCGGTGTTCTTCAGCGAGAGCCACGAGAACGGCAGCATAAGCAGGATGAGAAAGCCGATGAGGACCACCGTGAGGAGCACTCCCCAGACGGCGGTCCCGACGATGCTGACCGGAACGGGTTCGCCTGTCCACTGGATCTCTTCGTCGTCCTCGAGCGAGAGCCACTCGGGAACCTCGTGGTCGGCCGGCGTCGGTGCGGGGACGTCGGATTCGGTAGTCGCGTCTGCCATGGGCCTATTGGAGGTGTCGTTCGATGGTTTCCGCGGTTTTCCGCAGTTCCGTCGCCTCGTCGACGAGGGCCCCGATCGTTTCGGGGTCGAGGCCGCCGTGCCCCCCTCCGGGTTCACCCCGGCTCCCGTCGCCGGCCTCGGCGATCCTCGCCCGGAGTTCGGTACGGAGTCCGTCGGGGTCGTCCAAGTCCTCGATCGACATCTCGACGCCGCTCCCGCCGGCCGTGCTGAGGAGGATCGTCCCGTAGTCGAAGACGTTACCGAAGAAGCTCTTCTTCAACTGCGTGTTCTGGACGTTGTCGACGCCGATTCGGGTGACGTTCTCCGACCAGACGCCGGTCTTCTTGTAGACGTTCTCGTCGGTGAGGAGGTAGTCGGTGTTCTTCGTTTGCAAGTACGCCCGGACGGGAGTGACGGCTTGGAACAACGTCCAGAGGACGGCGACGGCCCACACCACCCGATCCGGAACGGGCAGTTCGACGTTCAGAACGGCCGTGAGGACGAACGCCGCCACGAACGCCGCCAGCGACCAGACGACGAACGTCACGACGTTCGAAACGATCCGGCGCAACCGCGGCTTTCCCGTCCAGACGACCTCCTCCCCCTCATCGAGCGAGAGCCAATCGGGTGATGTTACCATACGGCACGATTAATATCGATCGAGATATAGATTATGGCTATCAGAACTCCGGCTCGGTGTGGCCGGCCGATCTCGGGGTCTCCGCGTCCGGGTATCCGATCGCGACCGTTCCGGCATCGATCCGCCGTCCCGAGACCGGTCGCGCGCGGCTACTCCGAGTCGTCCGATTCCCCCGACCCCCCCGAATCCCGCAACACCAACGGGCCGATCGCGAGCGTCCGCTTCGCGAGGGTGAGGATCCGGAGCACGTAGGCGACGAACAGCGCGAACGGGAGCAGCGTGACGGCGAACGCGCCACCGACCGCGAGCGTGAGGTGGTCGACTCCGAGCGTGCGGCCCGGGAACGTCCCGACGTCGACGACGGCGACCATGGCGCCCGCGACGAGCAGCGCCGGGACCGCCGCGTACAAAATCAGCCGCGAGAGGTCGATCAGCGCCCACTGGAAGTACAGCGTCTTCACGTGCTCCCGCGCCGG is drawn from Halorubrum sp. CBA1229 and contains these coding sequences:
- a CDS encoding PH domain-containing protein, with the translated sequence MADATTESDVPAPTPADHEVPEWLSLEDDEEIQWTGEPVPVSIVGTAVWGVLLTVVLIGFLILLMLPFSWLSLKNTDYVVTNKSLYVKKGILGTNIESVGLDKIQNTEYSQSFWGKQFGFGSIDISTAGSSGAEVSFQNVENAREVREKISGLTSEYAAENRRSGPTGDETTESAAATADRIDELVAELRGTRQAMERIERHLSEDGETPSDDSSSAEDPRN
- a CDS encoding DNA-3-methyladenine glycosylase, with the translated sequence MDDRVAATLREDPTLAALIDRHGRLSIEPADDEFARLCTSIVNQQLSTASAAAIRGRFVDVLGGEPTPDRVLAADEAALREAGLSGTKVEYLREAAGAFRDGDRDLTREGLADASDEAVVDALTEIRGVGEWTARMYLIFALGREDVLPLGDLAVRKGIERVYNDGEELGRAEMRDIAESWRPYRSYGTRYIWAEYES
- a CDS encoding translation initiation factor 2, with amino-acid sequence MTAVVRAFVRRRSRVFARPGVGPLAVSREDPESATNPLDAVVGDVRADEADPTESARRALRAAELSGDIELVRCGEPLSVSDGTVDRTVYPFLFEAAAGRETSGSSAIEGEWLPPTDFLTRDAAPGVWESYRRVAPDVDLVRTDETHGASWLSLRALEAVRDAAGAVAFGARDGGIDRVAALARELRSARPSMIVVRHRIDRAMSGTERTPEAVHDRAVDALDAAHDADRLAAERAATPIADLPGSVATLSRSGTVAATLRRAGSAAVVGESRPSREGVAAAEGLVDAGLDVTLTTDAALPGLVREGDVGCVLLGADRVLPNGGVANKVGSYPLALAAADADVPVYAVAAADKIATTDRVVRESGEASTVYDGDRDVEVANPIFERVPGDLLTGVITEEGRLDRAAISERAREHESRSAWVSRWDRG
- a CDS encoding 3-hydroxyacyl-CoA dehydrogenase/enoyl-CoA hydratase family protein; this encodes MELDDVQHVTVLGAGNMGHGIAEVAALAGYDVALRDIEEEFVQDGYDQIEWSLGKLAEKDRIGEDEAEAALDRVEAYVDLEDSLADADVVVEVVPEKMAIKKDVYDEVVEYTPEEAVFVTNTSSLSITELSEVTDRPERFCGMHFFNPPVRMDLVEVISGKHTSEDTLELIEGLAESMGKTPVRVRKDSPGFIVNRILVPLMNEAAWIVESGDATMEAVDSTTKFDMGLPMGSFELADQVGIDVGYHVLDYMHEVLGEAYRPCPLLVEKVEAEELGKKTGSGFYDYEDGEGAQIPSDAIDADVRRRLLAVMANEVAGLIGNDVADAPAIDRAVMLGAGFPDGPAKLADNEGLADLVDVLDDLHEETGEARYEATDYLREAAEAGGFHGDGAEGGDAEDGDGTGDRFAAYDTLNVAVEDRVGHVEIDRPHRMNTISGELLDELADAIDRLDADDDVRAILLSGAGDRAFSAGADVQSMAAGGAEPISAVELSRQGQQTFGKLEDSDKPVVAAIDGYCLGGGMELATAADLRVASDRSELGQPEHNLGLLPGWGGTQRLARIVGEGRAKEIIFTADRYEAETLAEYGFLNDVVPGDEIDERARELVESLAAGPPIAQKYTKRAMHAGRTDGEAGLEVEAMGFGHVMNTDDLMEGVTAFMGDGEPEFEGK
- the asd gene encoding aspartate-semialdehyde dehydrogenase, producing the protein MSVRVGILGATGAVGQRFIQLLDDHPTFDLAAVTASGDSAGKTYREAAKWRVDTPIPESVAEMEVAETTPAGIADDDVDLLFSSLPSGVAAEVEPAFLEEGYVVSSNSSNDRMAADVPLTIPEINPGHLDLIEVQRDERGWDGALVKNPNCSTITMVPTLAAIDRFGVESVRVSTLQAVSGAGYSGVTSMEIIDNAIPHIGGEEEKMETESRKLLGEFDGAEVHLHGADVAASCNRIPTLDGHLENVFAEFAEDPSPADLREAMRSFEGAGALPSSPDQLIKVFGEDEPERPQPRLDRTYADGMGIVAGGVQSTEAGAKYNCLAHNTVRGAAGASLLNGELLVEEGYV
- a CDS encoding PH domain-containing protein, translating into MVTSPDWLSLDEGEEVVWTGKPRLRRIVSNVVTFVVWSLAAFVAAFVLTAVLNVELPVPDRVVWAVAVLWTLFQAVTPVRAYLQTKNTDYLLTDENVYKKTGVWSENVTRIGVDNVQNTQLKKSFFGNVFDYGTILLSTAGGSGVEMSIEDLDDPDGLRTELRARIAEAGDGSRGEPGGGHGGLDPETIGALVDEATELRKTAETIERHLQ
- a CDS encoding Na+/H+ antiporter NhaC family protein, coding for MTDFGALSVAPPLLAIVLAVITRKAVLSLFLGIWSGAVIVTGGLGIVQTFEWIVAAVSDEFQATILVFTLLLGSGVAMVWNLGGTAAVRDWALERLDNQRQAGLVAWGLGIVLFFDDYANTAIVGSAMKDVSDRLRISREKLSYIVDSTAAPVATLGISSWVAFQLSLIAEGYESAGVAAANRPGTFEVFVSSIPFNMYAILAIVMVLLIVGTGRDYGEMLTAENRSWTSGRVTRDGAVPMQDVAGELGEPPASTPRLVNFFVPVAVLVAVTVGTALWSGDFSPVGFGGDLLAGELGAAGGRLWDAALNASYEVALMIGSFAMVASGFVLGRAYDIFGVGDATEYTIDGFGIMLTAASILVLAWGIGGAIDALGTGAYVANVAVGSVSPAFLPALVFVVAGVIAFSTGTSWGTMGIVTPIAIPIAWEISGGGAAGHTLVAAMVGVIFSGAIFGDHSSPISDTTVLSATFTGADLIDHVRTQIYYAVTVAAVVVLLLVVWGVTRVTPLALLPLGALLLAGLVYLLSEFDASRRGIDPVSVSESQDDDGERVVVAGHEQDN
- a CDS encoding RimK/LysX family protein translates to MSSDPVRVGVLSLHNSKETKAICNAVEDLGHEPVWLREENAAISVDDGEVSVEPAVDVIANRLLLSNTDQPAELLGLAATFERIRPMLNEPNAVLASIHKFATAATLADWNIRVPDALLALSNDRLNEGRERFGEVGVYKTAIGTHGGGTWKVDLTERVNPKVGNRQAFLQKLIDRDDEKHRDLRVYIVGDEIVGSMYRYAPEGDWRTNVALGGAVEDATDDMPEEAAETALYAADVMDLDYAGVDLVEGYDGWYVLEVNPTAGFKGLYEATGRSPAPHIARLAIETVGGEVDDADVERIAATLDDSRPSCAPVPKPTPSEQPVIGYIEEVVVTGTSGSTQALGKSDTGATRTSIDTQLAAEIGAGPIKSMTRVKSGSVKGGKARPVVDLVIGIGGNQHTVTASVEDRGHMDYPLLLGRDILTDYRVDVRKRADVDEAERGEVGEILEEEE